In Planctomycetia bacterium, the genomic stretch AAGGTGCGGAGTCGTCGGGTCAATCTGCAAGGATAGCGTTCGATTGAGGGCTGAACAGCCGTGCGCAACGTCCTCCGGGCGGCCCCTCGGGACCGTGGTGAGCCGGCCCGTTTATGTTATGCTCGCCTGCGAAGCAATGGGACGGAGATTGTCGATTTCGAGGAGCAGCCGCCATGTCCAGCGAGAAGCTTGCCGCGACGCGGATTCTGATGGTCGTGGACGACGTTTATGAAGATCTGGAGCTTTGGTATCCGAAGCTCCGTCTCCTGGAAGCCGGCGTGCATGTCACGGTGGCCGGGCCGCAGGCGAACAAATCGTACTCCGGCAAGCACGGGTATCCGTGCAAATCGGACGCAGCCATTGCCGAGATGGACGCCGGAGATTTCCATGGCATCGTGCTCCCAGGCGGGTTCATGCCGGACAAGCTCCGCCGTGAACCGCACGTGTTGAAGCTTGTCCGCGAGAGCGCCGCGGCGGATAAACTCGTCGCCGCCATCTGCCACGGCGGTTGGATCGCCATTTCGGCCGGCGTCTATCGCGGAGTCAAAGTCACCGGTTCGCCGGGCATCAAAGACGACCTGGTGAACGCCGGCGCCCATTGGCACGACGCCGCGGTGGTGGTGGATCGCCACTTCATCTCCAGCCGCAAGCCAGACGATCTGCCGGAGTTTATGAAAGCGATTCTTGGTTTTCTGTCGCGGTGAGCACAAAGGAAGCGCGCAGGAATGACGAATTTCTAAATTCGAATGTCGAATCAAATCCGAATCGGCTTGGCCCAACGAGTCTACTTTCGACATTCAATCAGTTAGACATTTGAGCTTGATTCGTCATTCAGATTTAGAACTTCGTCATACAGTTTCTGAGCGTCCGCTCCTTCCAACCTCGCAGTTGTCCCCACATGTCCAGCGACACTTGGACCGTCGGCCGCTTGCTCAAATGGACGACCGATTTTCTGAAGCAGCGCGGGGCGGAAAGTCCGCGGTTGGACGCCGAGGTGTTGCTGGCATCCGCCAAAGGTTGCGAGCGGATCGCCTTATACACGTCATTCGAAGACGAGGCCGACGAACCTTTGCGGACGCGGTTTCGCGAATTGGTCAAACGCCGCGCCGACGGTACGCCCGTGGCCTATTTGGTCGGCAAACGCGAGTTCTATTCGTTGCCGTTCGAAGTCACGCCGGATGTTTTGATTCCGCGCCCGGAGACCGAGCATCTGGTCATCGAGATTCTCGACCGCGCGAAGGAACTCGGCGCCGGTACGGCGTTGGAGATTGCCGACGTGGGAACCGGCAGCGGGATCATCGCCGTTTGCGCTGCGAAGCAATTGCCGCAAGCTCGCTTGACGGCCATCGATATCAGCCCCGCGGCGCTCGAAGTCGCCAAGCGCAACGCTGCGCGGCACAAGGTCAGCGAACGGCTGGAGTTTCTGGTCAGCGACCTGTTCGCGGCGCTGCCTGCGGAGCGGAAGTTTCAAATCATCGCCAGCAATCCGCCCTATGTGAGCGAATCGGAGTTGGCCGCGCTCGCTCCCGACGTGCGCGATCACGAACCGCGCGGCGCATTGGTTGCCGGCCCCAGGGGGACGGAAGTAATTGAGCGGCTCATTCCGCAGGCCGCCGCACGGCTAACACCCGGCGGTTGGCTGATGATGGAGCTGAGCCCCATGATCGAGTCGGCCGTGCGAGATTTGATCGTCCAGCAGGGAGGTTTTCAGACGCCCAAGACGATCAAGGATCTGGCGGGCTTGCCACGGATCGTGACGGCACGCCGCCACAGTTGAAATGGGCCCCGCGACCTGGCAGTTCTTCGACCGAGGCCCACGGATTCACGCGCCGTAACCGTTGTAATGGAAACGGGTTGCTTCATTGTCACGGGCGTTGCGCCCCTTGACTTGCGGCCCCTTGCGGCCCTATATTTGACCCGATCAGATCTCTCGAAGCAGTCCCGGCCCGGCCCGCTCGCAGGTGTGCGATTGCAAAGCCTTGGGCGCACACGTGTTTCTGAACCGGGATCGATGAGCGAATCGAAAGTGGCCGGAAAGGTGTCATGCCTCCCTTTGTAATCGACATGCAGCGCACGGAAGATGCGCGGGACGTCGTGCATCGCGCCGTGCAGGCCTTGGCCGAAGGGAAGCTGGTCGCCTTCCCGACTGAGACCGTATATGGGGTGGCCGCCAGCGCGCGGTGTCCGGAAGCCGTGGAACGGGTGATTCGTTCCACGAAGCGTCCGGCCGATTCTCCGCTGACCTTGGCGGTGAAAAGCGCCGATGACGCCTTGGACTACGTGCCGGACATGTCGCCGCTGGCCGGCCGGTTGGCGCGGCGATGCTGGCCCGGGCCGGTGACACTGGTGCTCGACGCGAATCACCCAGACAGCTTGCTGAACGCCTTGCCGAGCGGCGTGCGGAAGCGCGTGGCCCCGGCCGGCGCGGTGCGTCTACGGGCGCCTGCGCATGCCTTGATTCAAGACGTGCAGCGGATGCTGGTCGGCCCGATCGTGTTGGCTGGCATGCGTCGCAACGGTGATGTCGAGGCGATCACCGCCACCGAAGTCACTGATTTCCTCGGCGACGAAGTGCAAATGGTGTTGGACGACGGCCGCTGCCGGTACGGCCAGCCGTCCACGGTGGTGCGCGTGACGAACGGGCAGTTGGCGATCAGCAGGGCGGGCGTGTTCTCCGAGCCGACGTTGAGGAGGTTATCGCGCGTGGTCATCCTTCTGGTATGCACCGGCAACACCTGCCGCAGCCCGATGGCGGAAGCGCTGACGCGGAAGCTGCTCGCGGAACGGCTGGGCTGCAGCGTCGAGCAAGTCGAGGAACACGGCGTGGCGGTGATGTCGGCGGGACTATCGGCGATGTTCGGCGGCCGGGCCGCGCCGGAGGCCGTCGCAACGATGGCCGGCGAAGGCCTCGATTTGGCCTCACATGTCAGCCAACCGCTTACCGAGCAATTGGTGCGCAACGCCGATGTGCTGCTGGCGATGA encodes the following:
- the prmC gene encoding peptide chain release factor N(5)-glutamine methyltransferase, whose product is MSSDTWTVGRLLKWTTDFLKQRGAESPRLDAEVLLASAKGCERIALYTSFEDEADEPLRTRFRELVKRRADGTPVAYLVGKREFYSLPFEVTPDVLIPRPETEHLVIEILDRAKELGAGTALEIADVGTGSGIIAVCAAKQLPQARLTAIDISPAALEVAKRNAARHKVSERLEFLVSDLFAALPAERKFQIIASNPPYVSESELAALAPDVRDHEPRGALVAGPRGTEVIERLIPQAAARLTPGGWLMMELSPMIESAVRDLIVQQGGFQTPKTIKDLAGLPRIVTARRHS
- a CDS encoding type 1 glutamine amidotransferase domain-containing protein codes for the protein MSSEKLAATRILMVVDDVYEDLELWYPKLRLLEAGVHVTVAGPQANKSYSGKHGYPCKSDAAIAEMDAGDFHGIVLPGGFMPDKLRREPHVLKLVRESAAADKLVAAICHGGWIAISAGVYRGVKVTGSPGIKDDLVNAGAHWHDAAVVVDRHFISSRKPDDLPEFMKAILGFLSR
- a CDS encoding L-threonylcarbamoyladenylate synthase; translated protein: MPPFVIDMQRTEDARDVVHRAVQALAEGKLVAFPTETVYGVAASARCPEAVERVIRSTKRPADSPLTLAVKSADDALDYVPDMSPLAGRLARRCWPGPVTLVLDANHPDSLLNALPSGVRKRVAPAGAVRLRAPAHALIQDVQRMLVGPIVLAGMRRNGDVEAITATEVTDFLGDEVQMVLDDGRCRYGQPSTVVRVTNGQLAISRAGVFSEPTLRRLSRVVILLVCTGNTCRSPMAEALTRKLLAERLGCSVEQVEEHGVAVMSAGLSAMFGGRAAPEAVATMAGEGLDLASHVSQPLTEQLVRNADVLLAMTRAHRDAIVSQWPDAAGRAHLLMKNGQDVADPIGSPAEMYERCAAQLKTGLAPWVESLEI